Sequence from the Aquimarina sp. Aq107 genome:
AGGTGAGTAAGGAATTATACAAAAACCTTTTCCCTAAAAAATTACTTAAAAAAGAAAGAAAGAAAATCATATTTATTCCTGACGACAATTTATTGAGTATTCCTTTTGAAGGATTACTACAAGAAAACAATAGATATTTAATTGAAGATTACGATATAAGTTATGCTTATTCTATATCTTTTCTTGAACAAAATAAGGACTTAAAAAGAGCTTATGAAAAAGAATTTTTAGGTTTTGCCCCTATTGATTATAATAATCTATCAACGCTAATTAATAGCTCTAAAGAAATAAACACAATTGCAACAAAGTTTAAGGGTGATATTTTGTTTCGAAAAGAGGCTTCTAATGAAAACTTAATCAATTCTTTATCCAGTTATAAAATCATTCATCTTTCTACACACGCAAATGCTAATGATTCTATTACTCCTTGGATCGCTACTAGTACCAAAAACATTACTTTAAATGACATTTATAGTACTAAAAACAATGCAGAACTTGTAACCTTAAGTGCTTGTAATACTTCTATAGGAAAATTACAAAAAGGAGAAGGAGTCATGAGTCTGGCTCGTGGTTTTTTTAATACCGGAGCGAATAGTGTAGTCTCTACTTTATGGAAAGCAGATGATCAATCCACTCAAAAAATAATTACCAACTTTTACACATATCTAAAAAAAGGAAAATCAAAACCTGAGGCTCTTAGACAAGCCAAACTTGAATATCTAAAAAATCATTCACTAAGTGAAACTTCTCCTTATTACTGGTCTTCACTTATTTTAATTGGAGATCCAGATCCTATGTATTCTTCAATAAACATCTGGTACATACTCATAGGAATCTTACTTTCTTCTCTATTCATATTTCTTTTTTACAAAAAAAAATAAAAATATTTTTTTTTCTGGGTAACAGAATTATTCTTCCTGAACTACTTCATATAAAGCAAAATATTGCAAATACACACTTGCTTTCGAAAAAGGGTTAGTTCCATGTTCAGAAACATTAATTTTTTAAAACAAACACGCTATGAAAAAAAGTTTATTACTTCTATTCTTATTATCTATTGCTATGAGCACCTATGCTCAAAGACCCTATTTATCTGGAGCATCAACAACTTGTGCGGTCACTCAAAAATATACAATCAACAATGTAGAATGTTTGATTAAAATCGAAAATGTTATTATATCCGGAAATGGATTCTATAGACCACATCCATTTGATGAATACTCTTTTTATGTAGATTGGATTAATCTTACTAATCAGGATTTGAACTCATTATTAACGGTAGAATATGAGTATTACCAACGAAATTTCGGTTCTTCTGGTGGAACAATTCATGGTAATCCGCTTTGCAGTTCTACACAAAAAGATAATAGTTTATTCAAGCAAATCATCATAAAAGGTGATCCTGTTGGAATCCCAAATCCGGTACAGAATGGACTATCTAGTTCGTTCCCTAAAAAGCACACATTCTCCACATCTGCATCCAATGCTTCAAAATATATCTGGAACATTCAAGGAGGTGCTATAATAGGCTGTAATACTTGTAGTTCTATACAAGTTCAAGCAAATCCTGGTGTATGCACTATTACAGGAACAGTTATAGCAGAAAACCCATGTGGTAGAAGATCCGATCCAGTAAGCTTTAACAAAACGATAACCAAACCTTCTTCGATAAGTAGTATTAGCGGACCAACATATGTGGGTGCTTATGGTGACTTCAAACTATATAGTGTTTCTTTAGAACCTAGTGCTACATCATACAAATGGTATTTTGCACCTGGATCCCAATTTTTGGGTTATTCTATTTCCAATAGCATATCTGTAGCTTGTAATACTAATAATACTACTGCAACTACTTTATATGTAGTGGCACAAAATTCCTGTGGGCAATCTTCCGTTAAGGCAAAAACT
This genomic interval carries:
- a CDS encoding T9SS type A sorting domain-containing protein → MKKSLLLLFLLSIAMSTYAQRPYLSGASTTCAVTQKYTINNVECLIKIENVIISGNGFYRPHPFDEYSFYVDWINLTNQDLNSLLTVEYEYYQRNFGSSGGTIHGNPLCSSTQKDNSLFKQIIIKGDPVGIPNPVQNGLSSSFPKKHTFSTSASNASKYIWNIQGGAIIGCNTCSSIQVQANPGVCTITGTVIAENPCGRRSDPVSFNKTITKPSSISSISGPTYVGAYGDFKLYSVSLEPSATSYKWYFAPGSQFLGYSISNSISVACNTNNTTATTLYVVAQNSCGQSSVKAKTITGGINPPYRSFGKTTEKNWQNITSTTIVQNLEAQITALIPDYQNILTVNIFDLSGKMVKTFAPTGVENKINTSSWKSGIYVLVSVSGSKRESIKFHLK